A region of Micromonas commoda chromosome 4, complete sequence DNA encodes the following proteins:
- a CDS encoding predicted protein: MKAWLQFALAELRPLYAVAYAVFVLVHRLALESYVLGARKNEECWFSASYYDCAASCGAYWFFKGCECKDTFQYCQAWRETDGSGRTLRERPVPDFVANDGMRVWANVKEVKELPNTADNVSDAWVNANNPSAWLGSADAAFHHLARNATYPQVFHWYSDDYWQQSDSNTGDLPPLLMWLGEAVIFAIWAAATVLFLRALGPNANLNGAYVRFCLRLERGRFFRRMIIAVCTLVALTTVPGIVIWWLWFDEPPRLSELCEVAFLFTALRGMLLTDSEFVLDVDDPAFDEVEFNFLPFVVHGVDEAIHDLTAAVVRRRIDPKTYEIKMKKYVKRGGEGLRLVGDADETSRTL, encoded by the coding sequence ATGAAGGCTTGGCTTCagttcgcgctcgcggagctgcgtCCTCTGTACGCTGTCGCGTacgccgtcttcgtcctcgttcATCGCTTAGCGCTCGAGAGTTACGTCCTGGGAGCGCGGAAAAATGAGGAGTGCTGGTTCTCAGCATCGTACTACGACTGCGCGGCGAGTTGCGGCGCGTACTGGTTCTTCAAGGGGTGCGAGTGCAAGGACACGTTCCAGTACTGTCAGGCGTGGCGTGAGACGGACGGCTCGGGGCGCACGCTGCGTGAGCGGCCGGTTCCGGACttcgtcgcgaacgacggcatGCGGGTGTGGGCGAACGTGAAGGAGGTGAAGGAGCTTCCGAACACGGCCGACAACGTTTCCGACGCGTGGGTGAACGCGAACAACCCCAGCGCGTGGTTGGGctcggccgacgccgcgtttcATCACCTCGCGCGGAACGCGACGTATCCTCAGGTGTTCCACTGGTACTCGGACGACTACTGGCAGCAATCTGACTCGAACACGGGTGACTTACCGCCTCTGCTGATGtggctcggcgaggcggtcATCTTCGCCATctgggccgcggcgacggtcctCTTCCTCCGCGCCCTTGGCCCGAACGCGAACCTGAACGGCGCCTACGTGCGCTTCTGCCTTCGACTCGAACGAGGTCGGTTCTTCCGCCGCATGATCATCGCGGTGTGCACGCTGGTCGCGCTGACCACCGTCCCGGGAATCGTCATCTGGTGGCTGTGGTTCGACGAACCCCCGCGGCTCTCCGAGCTCTGCGAGGTGGCCTTCCTGTTCACGGCGCTGCGAGGAATGCTCCTGACGGATTCGGAGTTCGTcctggacgtggacgatccCGCGTTTGACGAGGTCGAGTTCAACTTTTTGCCGTTTGTCGTgcacggcgtggacgaggcgatcCACGAcctgaccgccgccgtcgtcaggCGTCGCATCGACCCGAAGACGTACGAGATCAAGATGAAGAAGTACGTCAAGCGCGGTGGAGAGGGCCTCAGGCtggtgggcgacgcggacgagactTCACGGACGTTGTGA
- a CDS encoding predicted protein: MADAKYVFMRIIAPLLGFLIANVMFFSGVPGFLERKRLGELGNFNPLPYPVILANCASWIAYSLYIDDYFLFFANAPGMLVGVYFTMVGYGLSPYGGKTRDAIERWTVGLVGALLALTLYVGLVAKKESDEHKQTTIGLFCNAVLLVYYASPLTTVKEVLEKRDASSLYFPISCANFVNGASWATYGLALNDWLLFAPNAMGAALGALQMALIRAYPSEGTPGGGGGREMRQTPSTADLLSNPTGPGLVNSSAL, from the coding sequence atggcggacgcCAAGTATGTGTTCATGAGGATCATAGCCCCGCTGCTGGGCTTCCTCATCGCGAACGTCATGTTCTTCTCCGGGGTGCCTGGCTTTCTCGAACGGAAGAGGCTGGGTGAATTGGGTAACTTCAACCCGCTGCCGTACCCGGTCATCCTCGCGAACTGCGCGTCCTGGATCGCGTACTCGCTGTACATCGACGACTACTTTCTCTTCTTCGCCAACGCGCCGGGGATGCTCGTCGGCGTGTACTTCACGATGGTGGGCTACGGACTCTCGCCGTACGGAGGTaagacgcgcgacgcgatcgagagATGGACGGTGGGCCTGGTGGGCGCTCTTCTCGCGCTGACGTTGTACGTCGGGCTGGTGGCGAAAAAAGAGAGCGACGAGCACAAGCAGACGACCATCGGGCTGTTTTGCAACGCGGTGCTGCTCGTGTAttacgcgtcgccgctcacgaccgtcaaggaggtgctcgagaagcgcgacgcgtcctcgcTGTATTTTCCAATCTCGTGTGCCAACTTTGTCAATGGCGCGTCGTGGGCGACGTACGGCTTGGCGCTCAACGATTGGCTGCTCTTCGCGCCAaacgcgatgggcgcggcgctcggcgcgttgcAGATGGCGCTGATTCGCGCGTATCCGTCCGAAGGcaccccgggcggcggcggcgggagggagATGAGGCAGACGCCGAGCACGGCTGACTTACTGTCAAACCCAACCGGACCGGGGTTGGTGAACAGTTCGGCGCTGTAG
- a CDS encoding predicted protein, which yields MATARRDLLLDIQAKSQKKWADEKIFEVSAPRDGSKPPKFFGNFPYPYMNGMLHLGHAFSLSKLEFASAYHRLKGDEVLFPFAFHCTGMPIKASADKIKNEIAKYGNPPVFPVIDEAAEAEAAAQKAAEAAEAAKNADPTKFAAKKSKAVAKAGTAAYQWEIMKSSGVPESEIPPFADPYHWLDYFPPLAKRDVAAMGCQVDWRRSFITTDHNPFYDAFVRWQFNTLKKIGKIIKAKRMAVYSPLDGQPCADHDRATGEGVGPQEYVLVKMRVYDECLVGELSPLAGRDVFLAAATLRPETMYGQTNCWALPDGDYGAFEMANGDVMVMCDRAARNLAFQEHTKEPGVVNKLLGFKGTALIGCAVKSPLAVLERIYCLPMMTILMNKGTGVVTSVPSDSPMDFMALSDLKAKPALREKFGVKDEWVMPFEVVPCVHIPEFGDACAPIVCEQLKIKSQNEKVKLEEAKGKTYLKGFTDGIMLLGAHKGEPVKLVKQKIRDIMIADGGAIVYSEPEKQVMSRSGDECVVALTDQWYLEYGEDAWRERSEKCLEGMVTYHDEARKAFQHTLGWLRQWACSRAFGLGTRMPWDPQYLIESLSDSTIYMAYYTVAHLLQGGDMYGKSKPSVDPEAMTDDVWDAVFLGTELDADSKFPRDLLDEMRAEFNFWYPFDLRVSGKDLIQNHLTFAIYNHTAIWEGDESKWPRGFRTNGHLLLNGEKMSKSTGNFKTLKTAIEEYSADAMRFALADAGDGIEDANFVHDTANAAILRFTKELEWIESIREASAQGKLRAADSSATFADKVFANAIDTAIARTKDHYENMMFREALKSGYYDLQSARDAYRVQCDGDAGMRADLAARFIEVSTLLIVPFTPHTCEHVWGAILGREGSVTKAGFPVGEAPDASVAAAGKYLDDLVKTVRGGVAKATAPPKKKPAVPPPPKVCDRVDFFVAEKFGGWQEVCLGILADAYGADGTFPPVSDILEKVKASPLAQEADFKNVMKMVMPFVKFKMNEAAVAGRDALGVRLIFDEAGVLRENSEYVARVCGLKEVGVFAADADSPEKAAAVKGGVKVDQATPGSPGVNFVVTELSVEGVTI from the exons atggccaccgcgcgccgcgacctccTCCTGGACATCCAGGCCAAGTCGCAGAAGAAGTGGGCCGATGAGAAGATCTTCGAGGTCTCCGCGCCCAGGGACG GCTCCAAGCCCCCAAAGTTCTTCGGCAACTTCCCGTATCCCTACATGAACGGGATGCTCCACCTCGGCCACGCCTTCTCCCTCTCCAAGCTCGAGTTCGCCTCCGCCTACCACAGGCTcaagggcgacgaggtcctcTTCCCCTTTGCCTTCCACTGCACCGGGATGCCCATCAAGGCCTCCGCGGATAAGATCAAGAACGAGATCGCCAAGTACGGCAACCCGCCCGTGTTCCcggtcatcgacgaggccgccgaggccgaggctgccgcgcaaaaggctgccgaggctgccgaggctgccaagaACGCGGATCCCACCAAATTCGCAGCCAAAAAGAGCAAAGCCGTCGCCAAagccggcaccgccgcctaCCAGTGGGAGATCATGAAGTCCTCCGGAGTTCCCGAGTCCGAGATTCCCCCGTTCGCGGACCCGTACCACTGGCTCGACTACttcccgcccctcgcgaagcgcgacgtcgccgccatgggCTGCCAGGTTGACTGGCGCCGTTCCTTCATAACCACCGACCACAACCCCTTCTACGACGCATTCGTGCGTTGGCAGTTTAACACGCTTAAGAAGATCGGCAAGATCATCAAGGCCAAGCGCATGGCGGTGTACTCCCCGCTCGACGGGCAGCCCTGCGCGGACCACGACCGCGCcacgggcgagggcgtcggcccGCAGGAGTACGTCCTGGTCAAAATGCGGGTCTACGACGAGTGCCTGGTTGGCGAGCTGTCTCCCCTCGCCGGTCGCGACGTtttcctcgcggcggctacgCTGAGACCCGAGACGATGTACGGGCAGACGAACTGCTGGGCCCTCCCGGACGGCGACTACGGCGCCTTCGAGATGGCGAACGGGGACGTCATGGTGATgtgcgaccgcgccgcgcgtaaCCTCGCCTTTCAGGAGCACACGAAGGAGCCCGGCGTGGTGAACAAGCTGCTCGGGTTCAAGGGTACCGCGCTCATCGGATGCGCGGTCAAGTCcccgctcgcggtgctcgagaGGATCTACTGCCTCCCCATGATGACCATCCTCATGAACAAGGGTACCGGCGTGGTGACGTCCGTGCCGTCCGACTCCCCCATGGACTTTATGGCCCTCAGCGATCTCAAGGCGAAGCCCGCGCTTCGGGAAAAGTTTGGCGTCAAGGATGAGTGGGTCATGCCCTTCGAGGTTGTCCCTTGCGTTCACATCCCCGAATTtggcgacgcgtgcgcgcccaTCGTGTGCGAGCAGCTCAAGATCAAGAGCCAGAACGAGAAGgtcaagctcgaggaggccaagggGAAGACCTACCTCAAGGGTTTCACCGACGGGATCatgctcctcggcgcgcacaAGGGCGAACCAGTGAAGCTCGTCAAGCAGAAGATTCGAGACATCATGAttgccgacggcggcgccatcgtctACTCCGAGCCCGAGAAGCAGGTGATGTCTCGCTCCGGCGACgagtgcgtcgtcgcgctcaccgaccAGTGGTACCTCGAgtacggcgaggacgcctgGCGCGAGCGCTCCGAGAAGTGCCTCGAGGGCATGGTCACCTACCACGACGAGGCCCGGAAGGCTTTCCAGCACACCCTCGGCTGGCTCCGCCAGTGGGCGTGctcccgcgcgttcggccTGGGAACCCGCATGCCCTGGGACCCCCAGTACCTCATCGAGTCCCTCTCCGACTCCACCATCTACATGGCCTACTACACCGTCGCGCACCTGCTACAGGGCGGGGACATGTACGGAAAATCGAAGCCCTCGGTGGACCCGGAGGCTATGACGGACGACGTCTGGGACGCCGTGTTCCTCGGCACCGAactcgacgccgactcgAAGTTCCCCAGGGACCTGCTCgacgagatgcgcgcggagTTCAACTTCTGGTACCCGTTCGACCTGCGCGTGTCCGGCAAGGACCTCATCCAGAACCACCTCACGTTTGCCATCTACAATCACACCGCGATTtgggagggcgacgagagcAAGTGGCCGCGCGGCTTTCGCACCAACGGGCACCTGCTCCTAAACGGCGAGAAGATGTCCAAGTCCACCGGCAACTTCAAGACGTTGAAGACGGCCATCGAGGAGTacagcgcggacgccatgaggttcgcgctggcggacgccggcgacggcatcgagGATGCCAACTTTGTCCACGACACCGCCAACGCTGCGATTTTACGGTTTACGAAAGAGCTCGAGTGGATCGAGTCCATCCgcgaggcgtccgcgcagGGTaagctccgcgccgccgactcctCCGCGACTTTCGCCGATAAGGTGTTCGCCAACGCCATCGacaccgcgatcgcgcgcacCAAGGACCACTACGAGAACATGATGTTCCGCGAGGCTCTCAAGTCTGGGTACTACGACTTGCaatccgcgcgcgacgcgtacAGGGTCCagtgcgacggcgacgccggcatgcgcgcggacctcgccgccaggTTCATCGAGGTGTCCACCCTGCTCATCGTCCCTTTCACGCCGCACACCTGCGAGCACGTCTGGGGCGCGATCCTCGGCAGGGAAGGTTCGGTCACGAAAGCCGGGTtccccgtcggcgaggcgcccgacgcctccgtcgccgccgccggtaagtacctcgacgacctcgtcaagacggtgcgcgggggcgtcgcgaaggcGACCGCGCCCCCCAAGAAGAAACCCGCGGTCCCGCCCCCACCCAAGGTTTGCGACCGCGTGGACTTCTTCGTCGCGGAGAAGTTTGGGGGTTGGCAGGAGGTGTGCCTGGggatcctcgccgacgcgtacGGTGCCGACGGGACGTTCCCCCCCGTGAGCGACATCCTCGAGAAGGTCAAGGCGAGCCCGCTGGCGCAGGAGGCTGACTTCAAGAACGTCATGAAGATGGTGATGCCCTTCGTCAAGTTCAAGatgaacgaggcggcggtggcggggcgggacgccctcggcgttcGATTGATCTTCGACGAAGCCGGGGTGCTTCGGGAAAATTCCGAGTACGTCGCGAGAGTGTGCGGCTTGAAGGAGGTTGgcgtgttcgccgcggatgcggattcgccggagaaggcggcggcggtgaagggcGGCGTTAAGGTGGACcaggcgacgccggggagcCCCGGCGTGAACTTTGTCGTGACGGAGCTCAGCGTGGAGGGCGTCACCATCTGA
- a CDS encoding predicted protein, translated as DYFDQSLDEIKLLRYINDEDPDDAKGILRMYDYFYHREHLFIVTELLRANLYEFQRYNLESGEEPYFTLSALKKISRQLLTSLEYLHSLDLIHCDLKPENILIKSYSRCEVKVIDFGSSCYVTDHLSSYVQSRSYRAPEVILGAPYDTKVDVWSLGCILAELYSGEVLLHNDSLASLLARCVGIFGPFDPRLLRRGRYSANYFTKSGLVYERCEKTEMLRLMRPKKTTLARRLGFDPEVDEAECGSDGFVGFLLALLAVNPDERLTATQALTHPWLAEEELREEDEKDDEKREGAAAAEEGDAAADGETKADEGGGVSPDLMPTEANIEAEEEAAEPRMVEAQL; from the coding sequence GACTACTTCGACCAGTCCTTGGACGAGATCAAGCTGCTGCGGTACATCAACGACgaggacccggacgacgccaaggGCATCCTGCGGATGTACGACTACTTCTACCATCGCGAGCACCTCTTCATCGTcaccgagctcctccgcgcgaaCCTATACGAGTTTCAGAGGTACAACCTCGAGTCGGGCGAGGAGCCCTACTTCACGCTGTCGGCGCTGAAGAAGATCTCGAGGCAGCTGCTGACGTCGCTCGAGTACCTTCACTCGCTGGATCTCATACACTGCGACCTGAAACCCGAGAACATCCTGATCAAGAGCTACAGCCGGTGCGAGGTCAAGGTCATCGACTTTGGCTCGAGCTGCTACGTCACCGACCACCTCTCGTCTTACGTGCAGTCCAGATCCTATCGAGCGCCCGAGGTCATCCTCGGCGCTCCATATGACACGAAGGTTGACGTGTGGAGCCTGGGGTGCATACTCGCCGAGCTTTACAGCGGCGAGGTGCTGCTGCACAacgactcgctcgcgtcgttgcTGGCGAGGTGCGTCGGCATCTTCGGGCCTTTCGACCCGCGCTTacttcgccgcggtcgatACTCTGCAAACTACTTCACCAAGAGCGGCTTGGTGTACGAACGGTGCGAGAAGACTGAGATGCTGAGGCTGATGCGACCGAAGAAGACCACGCTGGCGCGTAGGCTGGGTTTCGAccccgaggtggacgaggccgagTGCGGTTCCGACGGGTTCGTCGGATTTCTcctggcgctcctcgcggtcaACCCCGACGAGCGGCTCACCGCGACGCAGGCGCTCACGCACCCCTGGCTGGCCGAGGAGGAActgcgggaggaggacgagaaggaTGACGAGAAGCGGGAgggggccgcggcggctgaggagggcgacgcggcggcggacggggagacaaaggcggacgagggcgggggcgtcTCCCCGGACCTCATGCCGACGGAGGCGAAcatcgaggcggaggaggaggcggcggagccgagGATGGTGGAGGCGCAACTCTAG
- a CDS encoding DEAD/DEAH box helicase produces the protein MEVDDAPISADAKDRMKAVGITHLTPVQERTLRAVIVDGLDVLVRAPTGSGKTLAYLLPIAHALARLPPGDLANPGRPNAIVFLPTRELAAQVHQHAERHVADAGFGCALIVGGADEKSQLAAIRANARCVIGTPGRIKEFVDRGVIKTDLVIAQVLDEADRLLDGGFERDVESVMHSPGGQARTMCLSATMPPSLARFLQRQLPPDHAVIDMFGRGGGNVGGAVEHLAVTTHRNDLAGTVLDAIDAYAAGAAGRGDTDDDSYSTRATGQAIVFVETKTFAEQLSGTLAIAYEGYTVSRPAWFSATGFRRRLVIYPPTVSFKVDPGFIHSFIHSSRQERLDADGEKNKSTRRRTVTSLHGDLPQIARDAAIASLRAGECDVLVATDVAARGLDLPGVELVVHADLPRTADAYAHRAGRAGRPGCAVRGASLLLPPPGPEHAAHVARLEREAKIAVRRLTAVGEREARGRSVAAAVAASAAAASRSFDGGVGGDGVVNAASSPACVRADAVSEEDAQAARARLGERMLVADRFGEFTGELSELRGGKSAGASGGKSKGKAKGRRR, from the exons AtggaggtggacgacgcccccatctccgccgacgccaaggaccGCATGAAGGCCGTGGGCATCACGCACCTCACCCCGGTGCAGGAGCGAACCCTGCGCgcggtcatcgtcgacggcctcgacgtcctgGTCAGGGCGCCCACGGGATCGGGCAAGACGCTCGCCTACCTCCTTCCtatcgcgcacgcgctcgcgaggctgccgccgggAGACCTCGCGAACCCCGGGCGGCCCAACGCGATCGTGTTCCTGCCCACCAGGGAGCTCGCCGCTCAGGTGCATCAGCACGCGGAGCggcacgtcgcggacgcgggttTCGGCTGCGCTTtaatcgtcggcggcgccgacgaaaagtcgcagctcgccgcgattcgcgcgaacgcgcggtgcGTCATCGGAACCCCGGGGCGCATCAAGGAGttcgtcgaccgcggcgtcatcAAGACGGATCTCGTCATCGCGCaggtcctcgacgaggcggaccgGCTGCTGGACGGCGGGTTCGAGCGAGACGTGGAATCCGTGATGCACTCGCCCGGGGGACAGGCGCGAACCATGTGCCTCAGCGCGACGATGCcaccgtcgctcgcgcggttcCTCCAGCGGCAGCTCCCGCCCGACCACGCCGTCATCGACATGTtcggcaggggcggcggtAACGTCGGGGGTGCAGTGGAGCAtctcgcggtgacgacgcatCGGAACGATCTGGCGGGAACGGTGttggacgccatcgacgcgtacgcggcgggagccgcgggacGCGGGGATACGGACGACGATTCGTATTCCACGCGCGCCACGGGGCAGGCGATCGTGTTCGTGGAGACGAAGACCTTCGCGGAGCAGCTGTCGGGGACGCTGGCGATCGCGTACGAG GGGTACACCGTTTCGCGCCC GGCTTGGTTTTCCGCGACGGGTTTTCGACGCCGACTCGTCATCTACCCACCCACGGTTTCTTTCAAAGTTGACCCCGGATTCATTCATTCGTTCATTCATTCATCGCGACAGGAGCGactggacgccgacggcgagaagaataaatcgacgcggcgcagaacCGTCACCTCCCTTCACGGCGACCTCCCCCAGATCGCCagggacgccgccatcgcctccctccgcgcgggcgagtgcgacgtcctcgtcgccaccgacgtcgccgcccgcggcctGGACCTACCCGGCGTGGAGCTCGTGGTGCACGCGGATTTACCTcggaccgccgacgcctaCGCGCACAGGGCGGGTCGAGCGGGTCGGCCCGGGTGtgcggttcgcggcgcgtcgctgctCCTTCCCCCTCCCGGCCCGgagcacgcggcgcacgtcgcgaggcTGGAGCGGGAGGCGAAGATCGCGGTGAGACGGCTCACGGCGGTTggggagagggaggcgcggggtAGGAGCGTCGctgcggcggtcgcggcgtcggctgcggcggcttCTCGAAgtttcgacggcggcgtcggcggcgacggggtggtcaacgcggcgtcatcgccggcgtgcgtgcgtgccgacgcggtgagcgaggaggacgcgcagGCTGCGAGGGCGAGGCTGGGTGAGCGGATGCTCGTGGCTGACAGGTTCGGGGAGTTCACCGGCGAGCTGAGCGAGCTCCGGGGCGGTAagtcggcgggcgcgtcgggcggcaaGTCGAAGGGGAAAGCGAAGGGAAGGCGCAGGTGA
- a CDS encoding predicted protein: MATFIPIAGTGRDNGKSYNMERVLRSNILNSDYFVQLSKIEDFMDLVDEIYNEVDHVEPWMSGNARGPSTAFCLLYRLFTMELDDRNVNHLIRHRDSPYIRAIGFLYVRYVRDPKEFGRWFDPFFKDDEEFAPMPGGKNVTIGAFVRDLVLDQYYFETIFPRCPEVTRRALVDRIVRLGFGAEPLGCGGCGGSRRVEAPSGARPPSVKAALSVNLGQRAPHMAGVTERGRGIDPSRRDRDRSREDGNRNRDRDGNRNRDRDRDRERDRDRDRDRDRDRRRSRSRDRDHPYRRDDRRGGDRGGSRDARKSHKRERDGSRDRAYGGGGYRRDGSPRRAGWAR, encoded by the coding sequence ATGGCCACCTTCATACCCATCGCGGGCACGGGTCGCGACAACGGCAAATCCTACAACATGGAGAGGGTCCTGCGCTCCAACATCTTGAATTCGGATTACTTCGTGCAGCTCTCCAAGATCGAGGACTTCATGGACCTGGTGGACGAGATCTACAACGAAGTCGACCACGTGGAGCCGTGGATGAGCGgcaacgcgcgcgggccgtccaccgccttcTGCCTGCTGTACCGCCTGTTCACCATggagctcgacgaccgcAACGTAAACCACCTGATCCGCCACCGCGACTCGCCCTACATTCGCGCCATCGGGTTCCTGTACGTGCGGTACGTGCGCGACCCGAAGGAGTTCGGGCGATGGTTCGACCCCTTCTtcaaggacgacgaggagttcgCGCCGATGCCCGGCGGCAAGAACGTCACCATCGGCGCCTTCGTCCGGGACCTCGTACTCGACCAGTACTACTTCGAGACCATCTTCCCGAGGTGCCCGGAGGTGACGAGGCGAGCGCTCGTCGACCGCATCGTCCGGCTCGGGTTCGGGGCTGAGCCCTTGGGatgcggcgggtgcggcggaTCCCGCAGGGTCGAGGCACccagcggcgcgaggcccCCCAGCGTCAAGGCTGCGCTGAGCGTGAACCTGGGGCAACGGGCGCCGCACATGGCGGGAGTCACCGAGAGGGGCCGAGGCATCGACCCGTCCCGCAGGGACAGAGACCGAAGCAGAGAGGATGGAAACAGGAACAGAGACAGAGACGGCAACAGGAacagggacagggacagggacagagaaagggacagggacagggacagggacagggacagggacaggcGACGGAGCAGGAGCCGCGACCGGGACCACCCgtatcgccgcgacgaccggcgcggcggggaccgcggcgggagcagGGACGCGCGCAAGTCGCACAAGAGGGAGAGGGACGGCAGCAGGGACCGAgcgtacggcggcggggggtaCAGGCGCGATGGAtccccgaggcgcgcgggttgGGCGCGATGA